In Nicotiana tabacum cultivar K326 chromosome 11, ASM71507v2, whole genome shotgun sequence, a single window of DNA contains:
- the LOC142166301 gene encoding 1-(5-phosphoribosyl)-5-[(5-phosphoribosylamino)methylideneamino] imidazole-4-carboxamide isomerase HISN3, chloroplastic-like translates to MGRNVNSAYCALSRMQDCMPAMTLPPYGSHIGFQRLSIRCGVKFRPCIDIHKGKVKQIVGSTLRDSKEGNTSLVTNFESDKSAAEYAKLYRDDGLLGGHVIMLGVDPLSISAAIEALHAYPGGLQVGGGIKSENSLSYIEEGASHVIVTSYVFNNGQMDLERLKELSRVVGKQRLVLDLSCRKKEGEYVIVADRWQKFSDVHLDQKLLDFLAQYADEFLVHGVDVEGKKLGIDEELVALLGEYSSIPVTYAGGVTIMDDLENIKVAGMGRVDVTVGSALNIFGGNLSYKDVVAWHSQQYYLAKAS, encoded by the exons ATGGGGAGAAATGTCAACTCTGCATATTGTGCTCTTAGCAGAATGCAAGATTGCATGCCCGCTATGACTTTGCCTCCTTATG GTTCTCATATAGGATTTCAGAGACTGTCCATACGATGTGGGGTTAAGTTTCGCCCTTGCATTGACATACACAAG GGAAAAGTTAAACAAATTGTTGGATCCACTCTTCGAGATTCTAAGGAGGGAAATACGAGTCTGGTCACTAACTTTGAATCTGATAAATCAGCTGCAGAATATGCGAAGCTTTACAGAGATGATGGACTTTTAGGTGGTCATGTTATTATGCTTGGAGTAGATCCTTTGAGCATATCAGCTGCAATTGAAGCATTGCATGCTTACCCTG GTGGGTTGCAAGTTGGAGGTGGAATCAAATCGGAAAATTCATTAAGTTACATTGAAGAAGGAGCCAGCCATGTCATTGTCACATCA TATGTTTTTAACAATGGGCAAATGGACCTTGAGAGACTGAAGGAACTCTCTCGTGTTGTTGGAAAACAAAGGCTTGTTTTGGATCTTAGTTGCCGGAAAAAG GAGGGTGAATATGTAATTGTTGCAGACAGATGGCAGAAGTTCAGTGATGTACATCTTGATCAGAAGCTTCTGGATTTTCTTGCGCAGTATGCTGATGAGTTTCTGGTTCATGGAGTTGATGTTGAAGGCAAAAA GCTGGGAATAGATGAGGAACTTGTGGCATTGCTTGGCGAGTACTCCTCT ATTCCTGTAACATATGCCGGAGGTGTTACTATAATGGATGATCTGGAAAATATCAAAGTTGCAGGCATGGGGCGTGTGGATGTCACCGTAGGCAGTGCTTTGAATATATTCGGAGGTAACTTATCATACAAAGATGTTGTGGCTTGGCATTCACAGCAGTATTATTTGGCAAAGGCATCCTAA